In Methanobacterium sp., a single genomic region encodes these proteins:
- a CDS encoding response regulator: MVNFKIMVVEDEGVIALGLQRKLEEWGYTVEPIVSSGEKAVRESFRIRPDLIIMDIGVKGKLNGIGAARRIRSLRIPVIYITGQDDEHILREAAKTVPYALLKKPVDHAVLKQKIRSAMEDQELKAKKVGRN; encoded by the coding sequence ATGGTTAATTTTAAGATAATGGTGGTGGAGGATGAGGGTGTCATTGCCCTGGGTCTTCAAAGAAAACTGGAAGAATGGGGTTACACAGTGGAACCTATTGTTTCATCAGGGGAAAAGGCAGTTAGGGAATCATTCCGGATTAGACCTGACCTTATTATAATGGACATTGGGGTTAAAGGAAAATTAAATGGGATTGGGGCTGCCCGGAGGATCAGGAGTTTAAGGATCCCAGTGATCTATATAACTGGCCAGGATGATGAGCACATCCTGAGAGAAGCAGCTAAAACAGTTCCTTATGCACTCCTAAAAAAACCAGTTGACCACGCGGTTTTAAAACAGAAAATCAGATCCGCAATGGAAGATCAGGAATTAAAGGCGAAAAAGGTAGGGAGAAACTAA
- a CDS encoding nucleotidyltransferase domain-containing protein, whose amino-acid sequence MKILETVLKKKKITVSQITQETGVSKGMVSRYLKTMKAENFLNRKKQTYYLINHARTRALKILLSLEQLKWDEISPKWVESVGLYGSWASGTNTELSDVDIWIKVVNYPSEDEMNQLYKNIKNNTNSEVNILILTPEKLEQMKKTDPPFYHSLQIGSLLLEGEPF is encoded by the coding sequence ATGAAAATACTGGAAACCGTACTCAAAAAAAAGAAGATTACAGTTTCCCAGATCACCCAAGAAACTGGAGTATCCAAGGGTATGGTGTCACGTTACCTCAAGACTATGAAAGCGGAGAATTTTCTCAACAGGAAAAAACAGACATATTACCTCATTAATCATGCTAGAACACGAGCTTTAAAAATACTACTTAGTCTGGAACAGTTGAAATGGGATGAAATTAGTCCTAAATGGGTTGAATCTGTTGGTCTTTATGGAAGTTGGGCATCTGGCACCAACACAGAGCTCAGTGATGTGGATATATGGATTAAAGTGGTCAATTACCCCTCGGAGGATGAAATGAATCAGTTATATAAAAATATCAAAAATAATACCAATTCTGAGGTGAATATATTGATTTTAACACCAGAAAAACTGGAACAGATGAAAAAAACAGATCCTCCTTTTTACCATTCTCTACAGATAGGTTCATTGTTACTGGAAGGTGAACCTTTTTGA
- a CDS encoding transglutaminase domain-containing protein produces the protein KAMENWDKYLEQVQAAAGEESTSDTSYTSSKSTNTKKTYATAVRSYSRSYSSSWSSGKGTGDCWDNSAALYGSLTSSGTRARIVQYANSYSSNHRSVEVWNGNSWVDYDYRSNGYAQRYYATSHSSSSTVITG, from the coding sequence AAAGGCCATGGAAAACTGGGACAAATATTTGGAACAGGTCCAGGCTGCAGCCGGTGAAGAAAGTACCAGTGACACTAGTTACACTTCAAGCAAATCAACTAATACCAAAAAAACCTATGCAACTGCAGTACGCAGCTACAGCAGATCTTACAGTAGCAGCTGGAGCAGTGGAAAAGGAACAGGTGACTGTTGGGATAACAGTGCAGCACTATACGGTTCATTAACTTCATCAGGTACAAGAGCACGCATAGTTCAGTACGCAAACAGCTACTCATCCAACCATCGTTCAGTTGAAGTGTGGAATGGTAACAGCTGGGTTGATTACGATTACAGGAGTAATGGTTACGCCCAGAGATATTATGCAACCAGTCACAGTTCATCATCAACAGTGATAACAGGCTAA
- a CDS encoding AAA family ATPase, whose protein sequence is MNIQTIQLENWKKFTEPVSIQLKDGLNVLYGPNESGKTTLIDSIITTFYSKHTSNSQKIKNLKPWGTSLHPRSSITFTKNGQEYRISKGFQEKKSLLEKMDQGSWMRIAEGDKADKQLIELVGGQMPTRGDTKPEYWGLGQTLWMVQGTPIIQEELNDETRSSMQKMVGATIESEEEKNVLKEINSRFLENFSPKKKELKKKSQLGILKDEIARLKNDLNASQENINKKETLMRTLEDNQIIFGKNKANLEAALKEKDELDEKVSEANEHQRNREKLESEINKLRTEFQSSKERVDEINKSKNEINRIIKSNDEINLQLDPLNAESSNLNQKMEDNTSTVRGLDEKISSYLEEKRIVGIAHTAVMDEMSLDGKENQLKEITDLKEDYQSTKEKFDSILVPGEKEFSKIEELSQDIRDAETSLKAIGLNIKTTTPQRMSGEIVLDHDKEQFNLEGESQTWTAHQSVKIVIDQVGEIEVTSGSQDVQGMKETLEKIKTQYQELIDPYPTSDLSQLKSLMNQKESLQTDLKWLQGQLDKKDEKGEKGISNEILTLKNRIKSNWNKIPSGSVYSECEGKDKSRVREELSRKINQIEDVINQLQKDRHQLSEILENDRKTVKNTTNIIVELKTQLHGNNQRKEEIENRLTRLTEDGRSIEERDYELNQLSVKIEQKERAWNVYQDEIEEIEVRPLKTFEGLNNRVKRLDDEIRKQEISHAGMERELSMLIAQSTDSSVLSEKLAQLEFKEKELETEVAAIKLLYSLTNFYRDNTICKISQPLETKVTEDMDRLFGPKYALKFDSKMKPESIQASGQEASLDILSFGTQEQVWCLFRLALGSILSSGEKQLVVLDDPLVNTDPVRMHHAREILEENARNMQVVVVTCDVDKYDSLSGANFISMDEIRPMNVK, encoded by the coding sequence ATGAACATCCAAACCATCCAACTGGAAAACTGGAAAAAATTCACCGAACCCGTGAGTATCCAGCTAAAAGACGGTTTAAACGTATTATACGGCCCTAATGAAAGTGGTAAAACCACTCTAATTGACTCCATCATCACCACCTTCTACTCCAAGCACACCAGTAACTCTCAGAAGATAAAAAATCTGAAACCATGGGGCACATCCCTCCATCCCAGAAGTAGTATAACTTTCACCAAAAATGGTCAGGAATACCGTATCAGCAAAGGATTCCAGGAAAAGAAGAGTTTACTGGAGAAAATGGACCAGGGATCCTGGATGAGAATCGCTGAAGGGGACAAGGCAGATAAACAACTCATAGAACTGGTGGGTGGTCAAATGCCCACCCGGGGTGACACCAAACCAGAATACTGGGGTCTGGGACAGACACTGTGGATGGTACAGGGAACACCCATCATCCAGGAAGAACTCAACGATGAAACCCGTTCCTCCATGCAGAAAATGGTAGGGGCCACCATTGAATCCGAAGAAGAAAAAAATGTCCTGAAAGAGATCAATTCCAGATTCCTGGAAAATTTCTCCCCTAAAAAGAAGGAACTAAAAAAGAAAAGCCAGCTGGGAATCCTAAAGGATGAAATAGCCCGTTTAAAAAATGATCTGAACGCTTCCCAGGAAAATATCAACAAAAAGGAAACCCTGATGAGAACCCTGGAAGATAACCAGATAATATTTGGAAAAAACAAAGCTAACCTGGAAGCTGCACTTAAAGAAAAAGATGAACTGGATGAAAAGGTTAGCGAAGCCAATGAGCATCAGCGAAACCGGGAAAAACTGGAAAGTGAAATCAACAAACTAAGAACTGAATTCCAATCATCCAAAGAAAGGGTTGATGAAATTAATAAGAGTAAAAATGAAATTAACAGAATAATTAAATCCAATGATGAAATTAATCTCCAGTTAGACCCTTTAAATGCCGAATCTTCAAACTTAAACCAGAAGATGGAAGATAACACCAGCACGGTTAGAGGTTTAGATGAGAAGATCAGCAGCTACCTTGAAGAAAAGAGGATCGTGGGAATAGCCCACACTGCAGTTATGGATGAAATGAGTTTAGATGGGAAGGAAAATCAGTTAAAAGAGATCACTGACCTTAAAGAAGATTACCAATCCACTAAAGAAAAGTTTGATTCTATTTTAGTACCTGGTGAAAAAGAATTCAGTAAAATTGAAGAACTATCTCAGGATATTCGTGATGCAGAAACCAGTCTTAAAGCCATTGGTTTGAACATTAAGACCACCACACCCCAGAGAATGTCTGGTGAGATCGTCCTGGACCACGATAAGGAACAATTCAACTTGGAAGGTGAATCTCAAACCTGGACAGCACATCAATCCGTGAAAATAGTAATTGACCAGGTAGGAGAAATTGAGGTAACAAGTGGCAGCCAAGATGTGCAGGGAATGAAGGAAACCCTTGAAAAAATCAAAACCCAGTACCAGGAACTGATAGATCCTTACCCTACCAGTGACTTATCCCAATTGAAAAGTTTAATGAATCAAAAAGAATCTCTGCAAACGGATCTTAAATGGCTCCAGGGACAGCTGGATAAAAAGGATGAAAAGGGCGAAAAGGGCATTTCAAATGAAATTTTAACCCTAAAAAATAGGATTAAATCAAATTGGAATAAGATCCCATCTGGATCTGTTTATTCAGAATGTGAAGGTAAAGATAAATCAAGAGTTAGAGAGGAGCTTTCTCGAAAGATTAACCAGATCGAAGATGTGATTAACCAGTTGCAAAAGGACCGGCACCAGTTAAGTGAGATCCTGGAAAATGATAGGAAAACTGTTAAAAACACCACCAATATCATTGTGGAATTAAAAACGCAACTCCACGGTAATAACCAGCGCAAAGAAGAGATTGAGAATAGATTAACCAGGTTAACTGAAGATGGAAGATCCATTGAAGAACGGGACTACGAATTAAACCAGCTTTCTGTTAAAATCGAACAAAAAGAACGGGCCTGGAATGTTTATCAGGATGAAATAGAGGAAATTGAGGTAAGACCCTTAAAAACCTTTGAAGGTTTGAATAATAGGGTGAAAAGACTGGATGATGAAATCCGCAAACAGGAAATCAGTCATGCCGGGATGGAACGGGAGCTTTCCATGCTCATAGCCCAATCAACAGATTCCAGTGTGCTCTCCGAAAAATTAGCACAACTGGAATTTAAGGAAAAAGAACTGGAAACTGAAGTTGCAGCCATTAAACTGTTATATAGCCTCACTAATTTCTACCGGGATAACACCATCTGCAAAATCAGCCAACCCCTGGAAACAAAGGTGACCGAGGACATGGATAGATTATTCGGCCCTAAATATGCCCTTAAATTCGATTCAAAGATGAAGCCAGAATCTATACAGGCCAGTGGCCAGGAAGCATCACTGGATATTCTTTCTTTCGGGACCCAGGAACAGGTATGGTGTCTTTTCCGACTGGCACTGGGAAGTATCCTCTCCAGTGGAGAAAAACAGCTGGTGGTCCTGGACGATCCTCTGGTAAACACTGACCCGGTGCGGATGCATCATGCTCGGGAGATACTGGAAGAAAATGCACGCAATATGCAGGTTGTGGTGGTTACCTGTGATGTGGATAAATACGATTCATTATCTGGAGCCAACTTCATTTCCATGGATGAAATTAGACCCATGAATGTTAAATAG
- a CDS encoding exonuclease SbcCD subunit D, which yields MVKFLHTADWHLGMKYSRLGEKAEKARDIRVKSVKTLLDHAREENVDFVLVAGDLFDSNDVDKRLLNTVSEILQHTPVPIYIIPGNHDPLTLDSLYWDPVWETLNNVTIFKESKPFTLPHHNVTIYPSPVSQKQSKKDPTDWIKVNGSPSKIKTNGSETEIKSSETEIKSLESEIKINDSLSNGKYQNARNEISIGLAHGNLAIEGYIDNPNFPINPNRVTISDLDYLALGEWHSFRTFQDSEGINRTIYPGTPETTKFGEENSGKAVIVEIETPHSAPVIQELDVGTLVWEKHKLEINSRADAETLHLNIQQTLNPQNRVLSLNLTGVTDQDTINYLENFPSQFQNKFMHLNIIKDDLFLKPNLLELKALLPEGAVVNQTFEALMALMKTQPEMQEYSDLNPERTREIFSELKGKDVMEGLSPEIINRAFLLMYQMIREAAP from the coding sequence TTGGTTAAATTTTTACACACTGCAGACTGGCACCTGGGAATGAAATACAGCCGGTTAGGTGAAAAAGCTGAAAAAGCAAGGGATATAAGAGTAAAAAGCGTTAAAACACTATTGGATCATGCGCGTGAAGAGAATGTTGATTTTGTATTGGTGGCGGGTGACCTTTTCGACAGTAACGATGTGGATAAGAGACTTTTAAACACTGTTTCTGAAATACTCCAGCACACCCCAGTACCCATTTACATCATTCCCGGTAACCATGATCCTCTCACCCTCGACTCATTATATTGGGATCCAGTTTGGGAAACCTTAAATAATGTAACGATATTTAAAGAATCCAAACCCTTCACCTTACCCCACCATAACGTTACCATCTACCCCTCTCCAGTCAGCCAGAAACAATCCAAGAAGGATCCCACTGACTGGATTAAAGTTAATGGTTCTCCGAGTAAGATCAAAACTAATGGATCAGAAACTGAAATTAAAAGTTCAGAAACTGAAATTAAGAGTTTAGAGAGTGAAATTAAGATTAATGATTCTCTAAGTAACGGTAAATATCAAAATGCCAGAAATGAAATATCCATTGGCCTGGCCCATGGGAACCTGGCTATTGAAGGGTATATAGACAATCCCAACTTCCCTATAAATCCCAATCGTGTTACCATATCAGATCTGGACTATCTAGCCTTGGGAGAATGGCATTCTTTCCGTACTTTCCAGGACTCAGAAGGTATCAACCGCACCATATACCCTGGAACACCTGAAACCACTAAATTTGGTGAAGAAAATAGTGGAAAAGCAGTCATTGTTGAGATCGAAACCCCACATTCTGCACCAGTTATTCAGGAACTTGATGTAGGCACCCTTGTCTGGGAAAAACATAAACTGGAAATTAATAGCAGGGCTGATGCAGAGACCTTGCATCTTAACATCCAGCAAACACTCAACCCCCAGAACAGGGTTTTATCCTTAAACCTCACAGGAGTCACAGACCAGGACACCATAAACTACCTGGAAAACTTTCCCAGCCAATTCCAGAACAAATTCATGCACCTGAATATTATAAAAGATGACTTATTCCTTAAACCCAACCTTTTGGAGCTTAAAGCACTCCTCCCTGAGGGGGCTGTGGTTAACCAGACCTTTGAGGCCCTGATGGCCTTGATGAAAACCCAGCCAGAAATGCAGGAATACTCTGATCTGAACCCAGAACGCACCAGGGAAATATTCAGCGAACTCAAGGGTAAAGATGTTATGGAGGGACTGTCACCTGAAATCATTAACCGGGCATTCCTTTTAATGTACCAGATGATCCGGGAGGCAGCACCATGA
- a CDS encoding HEPN domain-containing protein: MDKIDELYYQGHLKRVEPSPLRSALSLKEAKIWLKEAEKTYESGFYRSSRVSTYFACLHAARAVTLRDGVIVENPQFLIDYLEKYCEDGNLGKECIDVLNIMLNLYYQDQHYFQSTRSPEDLKQAIGLGYEFINCIKVLLGKTAKLPRAMVKNSVRENEFVK; encoded by the coding sequence TTGGACAAAATTGATGAATTGTACTATCAGGGTCATCTCAAGAGGGTGGAGCCTTCTCCATTAAGAAGTGCTTTATCCCTTAAAGAAGCGAAAATATGGTTGAAAGAAGCCGAAAAAACCTATGAAAGTGGTTTTTATCGTTCATCTCGGGTTTCAACCTATTTTGCATGCCTTCACGCAGCACGAGCAGTAACATTGAGGGATGGTGTCATTGTGGAAAATCCTCAATTTCTAATTGATTACCTGGAAAAATACTGCGAAGATGGAAATCTAGGAAAAGAGTGTATAGATGTATTGAATATCATGTTAAATCTTTATTATCAGGACCAACACTATTTCCAATCCACCCGGAGTCCTGAGGATTTAAAACAGGCTATTGGGTTGGGTTATGAATTTATAAATTGTATTAAAGTCCTCCTGGGAAAAACTGCGAAATTACCCAGGGCAATGGTAAAAAATTCAGTCAGAGAAAATGAATTTGTAAAATAG
- a CDS encoding MFS transporter → MVNQGQNRILILLFVGVFMGSLDIGIVGPALPSIQSFFTVDERILSWVFTIYILFFMMGTPVMAKLSDIYGRKAVYILDILLFTIGSVVTISSISFEMLLVGRAIQGLGAGGIFPVANAFIGDIFPPEKRGGALGILSSVWGWSSVMGPLLGGLLLQYGWQWLFIINLPITIAVIVGSLYILPRGERNPRITFDWLGIILLGVTVTFLAYGINQIDTNNFISSILSWDVLPYLVLSVIFVPILWKIENKAQNPLIQVDLFRSREVKLVNSIMVGTGLVQASTVFIPAFVITSLAFSSQEASFMLVPLVLTMALGAPVIGRLLDKFGSRNIMLIGSLAMAVGLFTASMFSETFYILIAASILIGVGMSTTIGSPPRYIMLVESPPSERASGQALLNIITSIGQLVGGALVGAFIGSYAGELVGYQYAYLFIGLIAVAMTLLATGLKSKEEQLRSSH, encoded by the coding sequence ATGGTAAATCAGGGCCAGAATCGCATACTAATTCTCCTCTTTGTGGGTGTCTTCATGGGGTCCCTGGATATAGGGATCGTGGGCCCAGCACTCCCCAGCATCCAATCATTCTTCACTGTGGATGAAAGAATCCTTTCATGGGTGTTCACCATTTATATACTGTTTTTCATGATGGGAACACCAGTAATGGCCAAATTATCTGATATTTATGGTAGAAAAGCAGTTTACATCCTGGACATCCTCTTATTCACCATTGGTTCGGTTGTAACCATATCCTCAATCTCATTTGAAATGCTCCTTGTGGGAAGGGCTATTCAGGGTCTGGGTGCCGGTGGAATTTTCCCGGTGGCCAATGCATTCATTGGTGATATATTCCCCCCAGAAAAAAGGGGAGGTGCACTGGGGATCCTCAGCTCAGTATGGGGCTGGTCCAGTGTTATGGGGCCCCTTCTGGGAGGTTTACTTCTCCAGTATGGCTGGCAGTGGCTGTTTATTATTAACCTCCCTATAACCATAGCAGTTATAGTTGGAAGTCTCTACATCCTCCCCAGGGGTGAGAGAAATCCTAGAATCACCTTCGATTGGCTGGGCATAATTTTACTGGGAGTTACGGTGACATTCCTGGCCTATGGAATCAACCAGATAGACACCAACAACTTCATCAGCAGCATCTTATCCTGGGATGTGTTACCCTACCTGGTTTTAAGTGTGATATTTGTTCCAATCCTCTGGAAGATTGAAAATAAAGCCCAGAATCCACTTATACAGGTTGACCTTTTCAGGAGCAGGGAGGTTAAACTGGTTAATAGTATAATGGTTGGAACCGGACTGGTGCAGGCCTCCACAGTCTTCATCCCGGCCTTTGTTATCACATCCTTAGCCTTTTCATCACAGGAGGCCAGTTTCATGTTAGTACCCCTGGTACTGACCATGGCACTGGGTGCTCCAGTCATTGGAAGACTCCTGGATAAGTTCGGTTCCAGGAATATCATGCTTATCGGGTCCTTGGCTATGGCTGTGGGACTTTTTACCGCCAGTATGTTCTCTGAAACATTTTACATATTAATCGCAGCCAGCATCCTCATTGGTGTGGGTATGAGCACCACTATAGGCTCACCTCCCCGTTACATCATGCTGGTGGAAAGCCCACCATCTGAAAGAGCATCCGGACAGGCCCTCTTAAATATCATAACCAGTATTGGGCAACTGGTGGGAGGAGCCCTGGTGGGAGCCTTCATTGGATCCTATGCAGGGGAACTGGTGGGATACCAGTACGCATATCTCTTCATAGGGCTGATAGCAGTGGCCATGACCTTACTGGCTACCGGACTTAAAAGTAAGGAAGAACAGCTTAGAAGTAGCCATTGA
- the csa3 gene encoding CRISPR-associated CARF protein Csa3: MENTLISTIYSLEPVMACITQFSPNKIILLREEDAPDKIKEAERMLQETVGKVLEIVAVPTSIYNVVMVARDTAEIIEEEYAHGRNIVVNISGGRKPQALGALFGSYARHDMVEKIVYITEEDKNIIDLPILNFGISKTKRVILEELYGGENNVRNLSTKIGISRGMTYNHIRELREMGLIDPKAFKVTSAGELAII; the protein is encoded by the coding sequence ATGGAAAACACCTTAATATCAACAATTTATTCCCTGGAGCCGGTAATGGCCTGCATTACTCAGTTCTCCCCTAATAAAATCATTCTCCTGAGGGAGGAGGATGCTCCGGATAAAATAAAAGAAGCAGAGCGTATGCTGCAGGAAACTGTGGGTAAAGTCCTGGAAATAGTGGCTGTACCCACCAGTATCTACAACGTGGTTATGGTTGCCCGGGACACAGCAGAGATAATAGAAGAAGAGTATGCCCATGGAAGAAACATCGTGGTTAACATCAGTGGCGGTCGAAAACCACAAGCCCTCGGGGCTCTCTTTGGGAGTTACGCCCGTCATGATATGGTTGAAAAAATCGTCTACATCACCGAGGAAGATAAGAACATCATCGATCTGCCCATACTAAACTTTGGAATATCCAAAACCAAACGGGTAATCCTGGAGGAGTTGTACGGTGGTGAAAACAACGTCAGGAACCTTTCCACCAAGATTGGTATAAGCAGGGGAATGACCTACAACCACATACGTGAACTACGGGAAATGGGCTTGATTGACCCTAAAGCATTTAAAGTTACCAGTGCTGGTGAATTAGCCATTATTTAA
- a CDS encoding zinc ribbon domain-containing protein → MENSPDVCIACNAQIHPGSNFCTECGKAVEETTPETVEETPEETVEEVEETVKTIQEPLKEEILEETIQETESSQTIVNCPQCNAELTPEDKFCTECGAKIEAITNCPKCSAPIQPGTKFCTECGTNINEYETDTPVTRVQTGNVQTDIPAANIPPKVTAKSSNDPMDELKETGIGLMQDVEKTGKGLMKDLGGFLDKSSKKSNNTIKPAKKEQHFLVCDKCGGYYELQKGESPEDFSDECECGGHLEHKNQHP, encoded by the coding sequence ATGGAAAATTCACCAGATGTTTGTATTGCATGTAATGCACAGATTCACCCCGGATCAAATTTTTGTACAGAGTGTGGTAAAGCTGTAGAAGAAACAACACCAGAGACTGTTGAAGAAACTCCAGAAGAAACTGTAGAAGAAGTAGAAGAAACTGTAAAGACTATCCAAGAACCTTTAAAAGAGGAAATCTTAGAAGAGACAATCCAAGAAACTGAAAGTTCACAAACCATCGTTAACTGCCCCCAGTGCAACGCTGAACTAACACCCGAGGACAAGTTCTGCACTGAGTGCGGAGCTAAAATAGAAGCCATCACTAACTGCCCTAAATGCAGTGCTCCCATTCAACCTGGCACCAAATTTTGCACTGAATGCGGTACCAATATCAATGAATATGAAACAGACACACCAGTTACCCGCGTTCAAACAGGTAACGTGCAAACGGATATCCCCGCAGCAAATATTCCTCCAAAAGTGACGGCTAAAAGCAGTAATGATCCAATGGATGAACTTAAGGAAACCGGCATAGGTTTAATGCAGGATGTGGAGAAAACCGGAAAGGGTTTAATGAAAGATCTGGGAGGTTTCCTGGACAAATCTTCTAAAAAATCAAATAATACTATTAAACCAGCAAAAAAGGAACAGCACTTTTTAGTCTGTGATAAGTGTGGCGGATACTATGAACTTCAGAAAGGAGAATCTCCAGAAGACTTCTCTGATGAATGTGAATGTGGTGGCCACTTGGAACATAAAAATCAACATCCCTGA
- a CDS encoding DUF998 domain-containing protein yields the protein MKIQRGSLFRPEKDHYSIAGILLLIGAFQFFMAVNLAETQFPGYSTTMNTLSHLAGTVPPVEPSATIFNISAILMGILSLASVYLILKSGGCRLFSTCLAIASTCAIGVGLFPSYTGNYHIFFASLTFIFGSLAVLFSYRLGLNIPMVIVSLVAGFTSLIIIISGLVWGLGNPIITFLGPGGAERFVAYPVLLYLLALGGYLTSRGKDWVKIRFTQGYF from the coding sequence ATGAAAATACAAAGAGGAAGTCTATTCCGTCCGGAGAAGGATCACTACAGTATTGCAGGCATATTATTATTGATTGGTGCTTTCCAGTTTTTCATGGCAGTTAACCTGGCAGAAACCCAGTTTCCAGGATACAGCACAACCATGAACACTCTCAGCCATCTGGCTGGAACTGTTCCACCAGTGGAGCCTTCAGCTACCATCTTCAACATCAGTGCGATATTAATGGGAATTTTAAGTCTAGCCAGTGTTTATTTAATTTTAAAAAGTGGAGGATGTAGGCTTTTCTCCACATGTCTAGCCATAGCATCTACATGTGCAATAGGTGTGGGACTGTTTCCCAGCTACACTGGCAATTATCATATATTCTTTGCCAGTTTAACCTTCATTTTTGGTAGTTTAGCTGTGCTATTCTCTTACCGTCTTGGTTTGAACATTCCCATGGTAATAGTGTCCCTGGTGGCTGGTTTCACATCTCTCATTATTATCATCTCTGGACTGGTATGGGGACTGGGCAATCCAATCATTACTTTTCTGGGTCCGGGTGGTGCAGAAAGATTCGTTGCCTACCCGGTTCTATTATATCTACTGGCCCTGGGAGGTTACCTCACCAGCAGAGGAAAGGACTGGGTAAAGATAAGATTTACTCAAGGGTACTTCTAA
- a CDS encoding HEPN domain-containing protein produces the protein MNALENCFRRRQLLKVEPSLIKSERSIQESYKWLKESHKNIEGSAYSSAQLSTYLVFFHAARAVLYRDGVREKSHYCIGVYLEAYQNEGLLEENWIILFDRMRNNRHAGQYSFQVEPTKEEVESGIKSAVNFLKRIIELLRTTEPLAIDLY, from the coding sequence TTGAATGCACTTGAGAACTGTTTTCGAAGAAGACAACTCCTGAAAGTTGAACCTTCACTTATTAAGAGTGAGCGTTCTATTCAGGAATCATATAAATGGTTAAAGGAGTCTCATAAAAATATTGAGGGGAGTGCATATAGCTCAGCACAGCTTTCAACATATTTGGTATTCTTTCATGCAGCAAGGGCAGTGTTATATCGAGATGGTGTGCGCGAAAAAAGCCATTACTGTATTGGAGTATATCTTGAAGCCTACCAGAATGAAGGATTATTGGAGGAAAATTGGATAATTCTTTTTGACCGTATGAGAAACAACCGTCACGCAGGACAATACTCTTTCCAGGTTGAACCCACTAAAGAAGAAGTAGAATCAGGGATAAAATCTGCAGTAAATTTTTTAAAAAGAATAATAGAGTTGTTACGTACAACTGAACCCTTAGCTATAGATTTATATTAA
- a CDS encoding PsbP-related protein — protein MNKKITVIIGVVILIIIMAFVYNIVASGTHYSSKDSEGNEISFNYPNGWAFQERTPGTLIQGEKNSTDNSTYHSVVTISKISLNGTSLEQVKNNDIYFKTGKVFNETNRTVDGTQASVIDIEEMAGPERGKLGEVKLVLFSKDNYIYTISFVTGGSLENLKSDIDHILNSFHTGK, from the coding sequence TTGAATAAAAAAATCACTGTAATAATAGGAGTAGTAATTTTAATCATAATAATGGCCTTTGTTTATAATATAGTGGCCTCTGGAACACACTACAGTAGTAAAGATAGTGAAGGGAATGAGATTTCCTTTAATTATCCCAATGGATGGGCATTCCAAGAACGTACACCGGGTACACTGATACAGGGAGAAAAAAACAGTACAGATAATTCTACCTACCATTCAGTGGTCACCATTAGCAAAATCTCTTTAAATGGAACCTCATTGGAACAGGTTAAAAACAATGATATCTACTTTAAGACCGGTAAAGTATTCAATGAAACCAACCGTACTGTAGACGGAACTCAAGCCTCGGTAATTGACATTGAAGAAATGGCAGGTCCAGAAAGGGGTAAATTAGGTGAAGTTAAACTGGTACTCTTCAGTAAAGATAATTACATTTACACCATATCATTTGTTACTGGAGGGTCACTGGAGAACCTGAAGAGTGATATTGACCATATATTGAACAGTTTCCACACCGGAAAATAA